In Phaseolus vulgaris cultivar G19833 chromosome 7, P. vulgaris v2.0, whole genome shotgun sequence, the genomic stretch AATCTATAGGAGGAAAGGGTCTGCAGGTTTATCATAGGAAAAGGGAAGCGTCAAAGTTGTAACAGGTTATTTGTTGGATAGGAGTGTCAGTTGGTTCTGTTATTTAGTTTACTGTAATTCCTATAAATAAGTTCTCTTACGAGTAAAGGGGAGAGGAATGAGTTTTTAGTTTGCTGGGCAAATTCCATTGTAATAAGGAGAAAGCTCCTTCGGGGTATACTTGTATACCATGGTTATTGGGTGATTCTTGTCTTTCTATCAGCAATAAAGAAGCATGTTCAGTATTTCTTTCTTTGTTTGGTGTTAATATTTCCTAGCAAGAACTATTATCCTTACATCAGAAAAAAGAACCTAACAGTATACACAACACATCAAACAAGTTTCATAATCTTGATTCATTTACTTTTTGCTATAATGCAGTGGTCATATAAAAGTATtaagaaatcaaaagaaaaaaccaagagagaattaaaaaaagtggttaaattttaagaaaaatcatCTCAAATAATATTATCACCTTGGTCAGCATATTTACTCCTGCCTTCGATGATGCATAGGCAACAGCTCCAGGCAATTGCCCCCGATTTAAACCAGCAACTGAAGAAATATTAATAATCGATCCCTTCATCGGGGCATCACACATGCGTTTGCATACATATTTTGACACCAACCAGCAGCCTCTAACGTTAGTCTTGAAGACCTGATCCCACTCCTCCTCAGACAAATTCAAGGGTGATTTAACACTTCCTACACAAAATAAATGGTGGAAACGCCACTACAACTTTCAGGAAGCATTCAGTTATGCCCTCAATGTtacaaataaacaaataatttcttctttatttaGTATGAGACACTCTATAATATTCAACATTTTTGGTGTTAACCATTGTCTTACTTAGTATTAGTCCCAGTTAACATGACTAAGAAGTCAGggtctaaaatttaaaaaataactatggTCCCTGGTCTGAGTGAAACTGGAATTGAATCCTTTAAGCAAGTCCTCAAAATAGAACTTCGTAGACAACGATCGTAATTGTGAAAGTAGACCTTTCTAAAATTGATTAACAAGGTTTAATCATCGACAAAACAGAATCAAATGTCGTAACCCAAGAAAACAACAATGGAGACTAACACACAAAATTTGAACATTAAATacactattttaaaaacaattaaaactaATACAGTATATAATGTGGTCACCCAAACTAAATTTAAgcctaacaataataatagagAAATTCCGAGTGGATTACCTCTCACACCAGCGTTGTTAATCAGGGAATCAATGCGGCCAAAGGCGTCCCAGGCTTTCTGCACGGCCTTGTCGATGGTGGAGCCATCGGCGGCGACATCGAGCTCCACGGCCACTGCGCGGCAGTTTCCGGCGGGCGAGGGCCACAGGCGGTTGATTTCGTTGCAGAGGGAGGTGAGGCGATCGAGGCGGCGAGCTGCTGCGACGACGTAGGAGCCAGCTTTAGCGAGGTCGATGCAGAGGTCTCGTCCGATTCCGGAAGAAGCACCCGTCACAAGAACGACTTTGTCTTCTAGCTTGTGCCATGGCTCCAGCACTTGTTCAGCTTCTATCAGATTCATTTAGTTACAACAATATCCTCTGCAGTACAAGCTCAGCAATGAGAAGCTATGAGGGTATCATCCGGATACACTATACGACACTCATACTTATATAATACCGGATACACTATACGACACTCATACTTATATGCTCGTAGTAGAagatttattaattaattttaacacgatttttaataattaattttttaaaaacttaaatttattatataaatttttattatgattatgaaaataaagaaaaaaaatttaataattctaaaaaaaatctttatgttAAAAAAGCtacaatataattatatatataaatttttattataaatttatataattcataattatataatataaagatttgtgtcctaattttaaaaattaaagattataCGTTTCTTCGTATTTATATTTCTtcgtatttatatatatataagtatctATCCTacataataatatgaataagattttattttctacacATTGTAAATTATACAaacattttttactattttgtgTGTTCTAAGTTGATGTTAAATTTTTACTTCAtatttattagtaatattagactacaatatatttatcaatatattaaatattactcttatggttttattgatttattttcaatatatttatcaaaatttaagtaactatttattattattattattatattttaatttaaaaaaattgaaaattagaattaaaaattaaaaactacaaAGAGCGATCAAGACGAAATAAAATACATTAGTTTggtttggttttatttttttattttttcaaatcaaattaaatcaaaaactcaaaaacaaAGATATAGTCCTTGTTATAAATCTAGAAATTTAACTCAATGTACCATATATCtttgtttttgagttttttctTTTGTGTAAATAAATGTATACAATCTATAGTTCAATTCTTCCATTGATCTTATTGGTCATAGTAGGTcaagaaaattaatttgtaaaatcatttatataaacataataaataatatcaatACATAAACTTGGTAAGGCATTTAAAGGTATacagttaaatatatatatatatatatatatatatatatatatataaataacacGAAAGAAGATTGAAAcgtatttataaaatatatttaatcgtAGGCCTATTATTCCAGCTTTTGTTAAAAACtaactcaaaattaaaaaaaaaaatcaatttgatttaatttgCATAAGTATATAATTCCTTGCATAAGTATGGAATTCTTAAATTAGTGTTAGTTAATTTAAAACGTAACTGAtactaatatattattattattatttatataggtcctttagtaattatttttaaccaATCTTGTGGTTCTTTTATGTTCATTAAACAAGAAAACTAATACTTAgccattaaaaatataatagactCGTAAGTTTATCATTCTACTATATTTTctttagtatataatttaatattagtacactttaatttatattattttttatagttataAAATCTAATTTGATACTGGGGTGTTTctgccttttttttttcttggaagaaactacaatatattttatgtaatgtaaattatttatcttcaatttttttaattattcataattAATTTGTATTGCTCTTAGCAAACATATAATCATGAGTATAGATATTATACATTGGGACAAATTCACACAatcatatttgtcaacaattcttactCATGGAAGgagaaaatatatcattaacttaaatattttaattaattaaatatgagTATTAATTTTTATGTTGATTATTGCTATATCCAACATTATAACAATAACTACATATAAAGTAgatatgatattaaaaaaaatactcagaCACTTGTGATTGAAATGATGGTTGGTTTATAGGGAGGAATAAATAGGGAGGCCAGGTAAGGTGGCTCCGGCATCCACAATAAAATTGTTGCCAGTTACGTATTCAGATGAATCATGGATTAAATAACGAGCTAATGATGTTAATGCTGGATCAGCAGTTCCATATCTTCTCAAGGGTACTGTTTTCATCGCCACCTTGTTCAACCAATCTTTTTCCATTAATTTCTCTgtgatttcagatttgaataGTCCAGGTGAAATGGAATTCACTCTGATTTTGTGTGCCCCCAGTTCCAGTGCCATCACCTGTCAAACAACATTTTACACAAATTCTCTGTTAATCATTCTCAACAATGTCACTCATCTCTCACAAACATCTAATCATTCTCAATATCAGCATGCAAAATTAGAGACAAGTTTCAAAATCAATGATTTACTGCTGAGTGAGTTTCTTTATTCTGTTGTGTTTTTATCTGAAAAGTAGCATGTCACTTTGTATTAACCAATGGAATTTAGAATTAACAGACAAGATAAGAAGCAGAGTGTTCTCAACTACTAAAGTGATGACATAAGCAACATGTCTTTTAGCATGGAGAAATTAAATGAATATGTAAACAAAAGAAGTCAACGACAATGCTTTTCTTAATTTGTGTTCCAGTGGAATATTCCCATCCGACAAATCAACGACAACTACAAAGTGAGATGTTAAGAAATTCTATCTGGAAAAGAAGAGAAATTCAATGTGGAAAAGAGAAATTCAAAGAAGGTTGTCTAGCTTTAGTTGACTGGTTTA encodes the following:
- the LOC137830466 gene encoding uncharacterized protein, with product MNLIEAEQVLEPWHKLEDKVVLVTGASSGIGRDLCIDLAKAGSYVVAAARRLDRLTSLCNEINRLWPSPAGNCRAVAVELDVAADGSTIDKAVQKAWDAFGRIDSLINNAGVRGSVKSPLNLSEEEWDQVFKTNVRGCWLVSKYVCKRMCDAPMKGSIINISSVAGLNRGQLPGAVAYASSKAGVNMLTKVMASELGVHKIRVNSISPGIFKSEITESLMQKKWLEDVVRKIMPLRRLGTSDPALTSLARYLIHDSSEYVTGNNFIVDFGATLPGVPIYSSL